From one Pontibacillus sp. HMF3514 genomic stretch:
- a CDS encoding GMC family oxidoreductase, translating into MTKTSHDVCIIGAGAAGSVIASHLSNKGLNVAMLDAGPHRDPQKDFASDELEMEKLFWDEPRISKGDDPIDLYRSTSGKGVGGSAVHYTAQLLRFHPNDFASADWPISYKDVNPFYEDMTKRLHLAGPSSFPWKEFGDRFPFPAHHDLSNNTLKFREGLEKMRVNHAVSPLAILSAPYDERHPCINRGFCEEGCMPDSKTTPLNTFIPEALQAGTTLIPEATAVKIETGDDRKAKSVHYILDDQLHVIEASIVVVAAYAVETPRLLLQSKNNDFPEGLANSSGLVGCYLMTNMNDHHIAKFPEEIRMYRGNPVQALTMDFYHKGFILNSYGMRPVRLASLFFENDASCVGENLRRRMLDYNHFTSFAMLGEVQPQKENRVELSGQKDRFEQPVPRVTFSHHDEDLSIRKQAKEMMEKVVRSAGGEPMYHLEAHAHLMGGCRMGDDAATSVVNSYGQTHDIENLFVAGAPTFVTAPAANPTLTVYSLAQRSAEYIESYFKSNRS; encoded by the coding sequence ATGACGAAAACCTCTCATGATGTATGTATTATAGGCGCAGGTGCTGCAGGTTCTGTAATTGCCTCTCACCTTTCCAACAAAGGCTTGAACGTTGCTATGTTAGATGCTGGTCCGCATAGGGATCCTCAAAAAGATTTTGCGAGTGACGAACTTGAGATGGAAAAGCTATTCTGGGATGAGCCACGGATTAGTAAAGGGGATGACCCGATTGATTTATACCGAAGCACGAGTGGAAAAGGAGTTGGTGGCAGCGCTGTGCATTATACTGCACAGCTTTTACGCTTCCATCCTAATGACTTTGCTAGTGCAGACTGGCCAATCTCTTACAAAGACGTTAATCCTTTCTATGAAGACATGACAAAACGATTACATCTTGCTGGCCCATCATCTTTTCCATGGAAGGAATTTGGGGATCGTTTCCCTTTCCCTGCTCACCATGATCTCTCAAATAACACACTAAAATTCCGAGAAGGGTTAGAAAAAATGAGGGTTAACCACGCGGTCTCCCCTTTAGCCATTTTGTCTGCTCCCTATGATGAACGCCATCCTTGTATTAATCGTGGTTTTTGTGAAGAAGGGTGCATGCCCGACTCCAAAACCACTCCATTGAATACGTTTATTCCAGAAGCTTTGCAGGCCGGGACTACACTAATCCCCGAAGCAACAGCTGTTAAAATTGAAACAGGAGATGATCGTAAAGCGAAATCCGTTCATTACATACTAGATGATCAACTACATGTGATCGAGGCCTCTATTGTGGTGGTAGCAGCCTATGCTGTGGAAACACCTCGCTTGTTGCTTCAATCGAAAAACAATGATTTCCCAGAAGGTTTGGCTAATTCGTCTGGTCTAGTAGGCTGCTACCTCATGACAAATATGAATGATCACCATATTGCCAAGTTTCCAGAAGAAATCAGGATGTACCGCGGAAACCCTGTTCAAGCACTGACTATGGACTTTTATCATAAAGGCTTTATTCTAAATTCATACGGAATGCGGCCAGTTCGCTTAGCCTCATTATTTTTCGAAAATGACGCGTCTTGCGTAGGGGAGAATTTGCGCAGACGGATGCTAGACTATAACCATTTTACGAGCTTTGCGATGTTAGGTGAGGTTCAGCCTCAAAAGGAAAACCGTGTGGAGCTTAGTGGGCAAAAAGATCGTTTTGAGCAACCTGTCCCTAGGGTTACATTTTCACACCATGATGAAGACCTCTCCATTCGAAAACAAGCGAAAGAAATGATGGAAAAAGTCGTTCGATCTGCAGGTGGTGAACCCATGTATCACCTAGAGGCTCATGCTCATTTAATGGGAGGCTGCCGAATGGGTGACGATGCTGCAACTTCCGTAGTAAACAGCTATGGACAGACACATGATATTGAGAACCTTTTTGTTGCAGGTGCCCCAACGTTCGTAACAGCTCCAGCAGCTAATCCAACTTTAACGGTCTACAGTCTTGCTCAACGTTCAGCAGAGTATATCGAATCCTACTTTAAGAGCAATCGCTCATAA
- a CDS encoding gluconate 2-dehydrogenase subunit 3 family protein gives MKDQHPKKTYYPTYDVMSEKGEWDPITQQVIQNRTHPTEGNVLTPEMKRTLQAYSKTLFPSHVGEQTLSISLILDHRLTENKLKSYPKNSLLSKEEIILYGLAHAEEECVLTDQKPFFQMSDDERLKKIISWKHQLGEESVWKNVSCDLFYTTLTSELLKLIYSDPSVWSNIGYGGPAYPRGYYAYGPKQFDSWEAKPHDENLS, from the coding sequence ATGAAAGATCAACACCCGAAAAAGACATATTATCCAACTTATGACGTGATGAGTGAAAAAGGCGAATGGGATCCGATTACACAACAGGTGATTCAGAATCGTACGCACCCAACTGAAGGAAATGTCTTAACACCTGAAATGAAGCGTACGTTACAAGCTTATTCAAAAACTCTATTTCCTTCCCATGTCGGGGAACAAACCCTTAGTATTTCTTTAATTTTGGATCATCGTTTAACGGAAAATAAATTAAAATCCTATCCGAAGAACTCTCTTCTCTCGAAGGAAGAGATCATTTTATATGGTCTAGCACACGCTGAAGAAGAGTGCGTTTTAACGGATCAAAAACCTTTCTTCCAAATGTCTGATGATGAACGGCTTAAAAAAATTATTAGCTGGAAGCACCAGCTCGGTGAAGAATCGGTATGGAAGAATGTCAGTTGCGACCTCTTTTACACAACCTTAACAAGCGAATTATTAAAGCTTATTTACTCCGATCCGAGTGTTTGGTCGAATATTGGTTATGGAGGTCCAGCCTATCCTAGAGGGTATTACGCATATGGTCCAAAGCAATTCGATAGCTGGGAGGCTAAACCTCATGACGAAAACCTCTCATGA